GTTGTTGAACGTGGGCATGGCCTCGGCGGGCCATGCCTGGACGCGCTTCCCCTGGTACACGATGTCGGCGAACGCCATCGCGGGTAGCATCAGTGCGATAAGACCAAAAAACGGAATCCTGTTTTTCATAAACATCCCTCTGCGAGAATCATACACCCGGTGTTAATATATTCTTTTTTGGGACGAAGCGGTTGCCTGTAGCAAAGAATCCGTGTTAAAGACGTGTAATAATTTGTTGTTTGTTTTTCCTCCCCGCATTTTATTACATTTTCGGATATGAAATTCAAACGCATTCTCTTGAAACTCAGTGGCGAAGCCCTCGCAGGCGAAAAGGGCCACGGTATCGACAATACTATTCTCTTCGACATGGCATCCGAAATTGCCTCCATCGTCAAGCAGGGCGTGCAGGTCGCGCTCGTGATTGGCGGTGGCAACCTTGTCCGCGGCATTTCTGCATCTGCAGGCGGCATGAACCGCGCCCAGGGCGATGCCATGGGCATGCTCGGCACCGTGATGAACGGCCTCGCCATGCAGGACGCCCTCGACAAGCAGGGAATCGACTCGGTGGTGATGTCCGCCATCCGCATGGAACCGGTCTGCGAATTCTTCGACCGCCGCAAGGCTTTGAAGCTCCTTTCCGCGGGCTCCGTCGTCATCTTCTCTGCAGGCACGGGCAACCCGTTCTTTACTACCGACAGCTGCGCCGCTCTCCGCGCCATCGAAAGCGAATGCGACGTCATCATGAAGGCCACCAAGGTCGACGGCATCTACACCGCAGACCCGGTCAAGGACCCGACCGCGACCCGCTTCGACGACATCAGCTACAAGGAAGTCATTTCCCGCGGCCTCAAGGTCATGGATACCGCAGCCGTCGCCCTCTGCATGGAAAACAACATGCCCATCTTCGTGTTCAAGATGGAAAAGGGCAATTTGACCCGCGCGGCCATCGAAGGCGACCTCGGCACGCTGGTCCACTGCTAGGGATTTTTACTTATATTTAACTACGGAAACAAACCATCAACTCTTAACTAACTAGTGACTAATGACTAGTGACTAGGAACGAACTATGGCAGACTATACCGAAAAAATGGACAAGGCCATCGAGGCCACCGAACGTGAATTTGCGAAGGTCCGCGCCGGCAAGGCGACCCCTGCAATCCTGAACGACGTGCGCGTTGACTACTACGGAACCCCGACCCCGATTTCGCAGGTGGCCAAGGTCTCTGTGCCCGAACCGCGCATGCTTCTCGTGACCCCGTGGGAAAAGACCATGGTGGACCCGATTGACAAGGCTATCCTCGCCGCGAACATCGGCCTTACCCCGATGAAGGACGGCAACTGCATCCGCGTGTCGCTCCCCATCCTCACTACGGAACGTCGCCAGGAACTTGCGAAGATCGTGCGCAAGCATGCCGAAGAAGGCCGCGTGGCAATCCGCAACATCCGCCGCGATGCGAACGACGCCATCAAGAAGAACAAGGACCTGCCCGAAGACGAAGTCAAGAAGCAGCAGGACGAAATCCAGAAGGCGACCGACAAGGCTATCGCGCAGATTGACGCGCTTCTCGCCGAGAAGGAAGCGGACATCCTCAAGGTGTAGTCCGGGGCGGCCGTGGCGAACCAGCTCAGACATGTTGCGATTATCATGGACGGCAATGGGCGTTGGGCCCGTAGCCGCGGGCTAGAACGTTTTCTCGGGCACCGCAAGGGCACGCAGGCCACCATCGACGCGGTGGAAGTCGGCGTGAACCTGAAACTCGAGCACATGACCCTCTACGTTTTCAGTTCCGAGAACTGGGGCAGGCCCAGCAAGGAAGTGGATTACCTGATGAACCTCCTCATCGAGATGGTGGTGAAGGAAATCCCCGACCTCATGGAGAAGAACGTGAAGCTCAAGGTTATCGGGAACATGGAACGCCTGCCCGAAAAGCCGCGCGCATCGCTCCAGTCCGCCATCGACAAGACGGCGAACAATACCGGCATGCAGCTGAACCTCGCCATATCCTATGGTGGACGCCTGGAAATCGTGGATGCCGCGAAGGCTATCGCCACGCAGGTGCAGGCGGGTACGCTCAAGATCGAGGACATCGACGAGAACGTGTTCGCGAAGAATTTGTATTTGAAGGGCGCGCCCGATCCGGACCTGGTTATCCGTACCGGTGGCGAGTTCAGGCTTTCGAACTACCTGCTCTGGCAGGCCGCCTACAGCGAGTTCTACGTGACGGACACGCTGTGGCCCGACTTTACCAAGGAAGAGTTCCTGAAGGCCGTTGAGTTTTTCAAAACCCGCGAAAGAAGGTTTGGGAAGGTGTTGCATGAGTAACTTGGCTCAGCGTTTGTTGACGGCGTTTATCGCCATTCCTATAGTGTTCGTGTTGCTGTGGTTCTGCGACTACAGCCGTATTGGCCTCATGTGCTTCCTTGCGGGCGTGGGCGCCTGGGAATGGGCAGGCATGGTCTCCAAGATGTACAAGGGCCCCGACATGCGCTACCTCTCGTTTGCGGCAAGCTTTGCCCTCACGCTAGCCTGGGCGCTCGCCTCGGGCGGGTTCTTCGGGCTGACCGCCGTGCCTTACGTTGTCGGGATGACGGCGATGATTGTGTTTGGCCTGTATATCGCCATCGCTTACGCGAAGGTCGAAATCGATCACATGTTCCCCTGGATGGTGATGCACCTTGCGGCCCCGCTCTACCTCGGACTTTGGGGTGGTATCAACGTGCAGATGATGGGCAACGGACAGGGTCTCGAACACTGCTATCCGTTTATCCTCGTGATGACCTCCGTGTGGCTGTGCGATACGGTCGCGTATTTCTTCGGAAAGTTTGCTGCGGGCAAGGGTCCCTTCGGACGCCATCCGTTCGCTCCGAACATCAGTCCCAAGAAGACTTGGGAAGGCTCCATTGCCGGTTCTGTCGCAACTATCGCGTGGGTCGCCTACTGGGCCAAGTGCAGTTCCGCCCTTGCGGTTTTCGACGTGCGGCTCGACTGGACGCTCGCGGTCGTGCTTGGACTCCTGATTACTGTCGCGGGCCAGGCGGGTGACCTCCTGATGAGCGCCCTCAAGCGCTGGAGCGGCACCAAGGATTCGGGCAACCTGTTCGTGGGGCACGGCGGCGTGCTCGACCGCTGCGATTCGTTCTACCTCGCGGCCCCGATGCTCGTGCTGCTGATGGATTTCTTCAAGAATATTGCCTAAAAGTCAAGGAAGAAAAATGAAAAAGTTTCTCGTTTTTGCCTTCGCCGCTGCTATGACTCTCGCTGCTTGTGGTGATGATGATTCCAATCCGACTTCCGGGGAAAGCAATCCCGCTACGGATAACGGTGGCAAGAAGGATGACGGCAAACTGGATGCGGGCTGCAACTTCGCAAAAGAAGATAATGTTTGGAAGTACAAGTATTCAACTTGGGAATACATCGACGAATATACCTGGGTTGACGAGACGACGGTCGATTACAAGGCATATACGAAAGCGTACCACATGGAAGACGACGACACGACCTATACGGGCGTGAACCGCGACGAGTTCTTCGAAAAGGTTATGGAAGATTGCCTGTTCTACCAGAACATGGACAACTAGCGCTTTATTCCGTGTTCCGCCATGTAGATGGCGAGATAGTCGATAACTCCTGAATCTGCCCCCTTCACGGGAACATACCGCAGGTTGTTCTGCGAGTCGATGATGACTGCGAGACCTGCGATGTAGTTTATCCAGTGATAGTCCTCGTGGTACTTGAGGGCGACCTTCCCTCCGGAACCGAACACGGCCAGGGGCATTACGAATATATCGTGCGATACCATGATGCTCACGCGCTTCCACTTGGGCAAGTTCTTGAGGATTACTTTCTCCATGAATTCCTGGGCGCGGGGCTCAAGTTCGTAGAGTGCGTCGGGGTAGGGTTCTCCGTATGCCCAGTGGGCCATGAGCTCGACGGAACTTCCCTGCATGCCGAGCTTTGAGGCGTATTGAGCGAGCGAGTCCGCAGAAATTTTCAGGAACCAGTTGCCGGTAATGTCGTAGTTCGTGATGAGCTTCGGGAGGTTCGCTTCTCCGCGCCCCTTTGATATGTTGTTCGCAGTCTCGTTCGTGCGCACGAATCCCGAGGTGATGTAGCTGAATTCCTCGTCGCTCTTGAGTGTTGCTCCCAAATCCTGTGCCATCTTCACGCCGTTTGCGGTGAGTTCCGTCTCGATGGTCACGGCGTCTTCGCGTTCGGAATGGCGTATGATGAAAACCGCCTTCTCGCTAGGCGCTAGACTCCTGTAGACATCGGCGACCGTCGCGAAGCCGTCCTTGTCGAGCGCGATTTCCGTTACTGCGGGCGCGGAACCGGAGGATTCTGCGGAACTCGAAGATTCCGGAAAGGGTTCCACCGAAGAGGAGGACTCTGCCGGAGAGGCGTGCGGCGGGTCGTATTGCCCGCTGGAAAAGCGAGCCGGAAGGGCCGATGAGGATGTGGTGGCTACAGGCCCTTCCGGTGAATCTTGCGCAGATGACCCCCCAAACAATTTATCGGAGTCAGAAATGTCAAGGCCGTCTGCGCTCGATTCAATTTCGGTTGACTGCGTGTCGGTTGACGACGTGCCCGAATCGTTGCAGGCAACGAATGCGCCTGCAGTGAAGATGGCGAGAGTGAAGGCGCGCATCATGAACCCCACTGGTATTCGCCCGCCTCGTACACCGGGTTTTCACCGTTGAAGCCGCGCGGGCGCTTGATCTTGTCGTCGAATACAGTCTTGTTGAAAATGCGGAAGTCCCCGCGTTCGTAGCTCTGGAACGAGATATGGCAGAATATGGGCCCTGCCGGCATGTACTCGCTGTAGCTCATGGTGCGTTCGCCCGCGGTGTAGAGGTAGTTGAAGTACTTGCCGTTCAGGACGATGTGGAGCCCGATGTTCCCTACGGTGAACCAGCGCCCCTTCGCGAGGATGTTCTCGTGATGCGTGTCGTCGTAGTCCATTACCACGAATTCGGCGTCACCGTTTTTATCGAGATGGAAACGGTACTTGTGGTTGCCCCCGCAGCAGCGGCCGTCGAAGAACCAGGTGTATCCGCTTGCGGCGGCGATGCGCGGGTCGCGCACGCTCGTGTCGGGGTGGGCGAGCTGCTCGTCGGTCACGAGGCGCTCGGGTTCCACCGCGGCAATTAGCTGTGCAAGCGTTTTCGGGTTGCTTGCGGAAGTGAGCGTGACCTTGTTTTTCGCCTCGCTCATGGAGCGGCGATACAGGCGGTACGGAATTCCGTCGTCGCTGATCATCGTCATTTCGTCCTGGCTAAAGATGTAGTAAGCGTATGTCTTGGTGCCGCTCCGTGTGACCACGTTAAAACTGCGGTTGTTGAGCGTGTACCACTGCCCCGACACGTTCGGGAATCCCGAAACCGCCGCGTTGCCGTCTTCGGCGATGACTACGGTGTAGTCGTCGCTTATCCATGCCTCGTCGGCCGCGGTAATCAGGCGGCAGTCGCGGTTCTTGTCGCCCTGGCAGGCGGCGGCCGAAGGGTTCGCCGCTTCGCAGGGGCTCACCATGCCCGGCGGGAGTTCCGCCGACATGCCGATACGGAATCCCATGTCGGCGGCGCCATCGCGGCTGCGGATGGCGCGACGGCTCACCCGCGCGAATTCCGCCGGTTCGCCGTAACTCCCGCCGCGGCGCGTCTTGTTCCCGCTACCCGTGAGTTGCACCGGATTCACCTTTTCGCCCGCGGTATAGCCCACGAGCCAGTCGTAGACCCATTCCCACGAGTTCCCGCTCATGTCGTAGAGCCCGAGCTTGTTCGGCTTCTTGGTCGCCACGTCGTGCGCCTTGCCGCCGCTGTTCTCGGAATACCATGCCACGTCATCGACGCTGTTGCTGCCCGAAAACTTGAAGTTGTCTGCAACGCCGTCCTTGCCGCCACGTGCCGCGAATTCCCATTCGGCATCGGTCAGCAGGCGGTACTGGTGGCCCGAAAGTTGCCCGAGCTTGCAGGCGAAACTGTTCGCGTCGAACCAGCTTACGCCGATTTTGGGAGCTTTGTCCGATTCCCAGGCGTTTTTCTTGCCGCCCATCACTGCGTTCCATTGCCCGATGGTGACTTCGGTATTCGCGATGTGGTAGGCATCTACCGTTACTTTGTGCGCAGGCGTCTCGTAAATCTTGTCCTGCTCGGCGCAGTTGTCGCACCCGCGCGTGTACGTGCCACCCGCGACATACACCATGCTGAATACCGCGCCGTTTACGGTGTCGGCGAAGGTGGCCGGTGCCACGTAGGAGTATTCCGGACCCGCGCCGGTGCTGCTTGAACTGCCGGGCCCGAAACCGCCCGAACTGCCGGGAACGTTCCCGCTCGAGCCTGCAATGTTCGTGCTCGAGCTGGGCGCCGAGCCTGCGCTTGTCGGCTCCGCGCCCGATGAGGTCGCGGGCAGTTCTCCCGAAGAAACTGCGGGCATCCCTCCCGAAGACAGTTCGTCTCCCGGATAGTCGCCGGTATCGCCTGCAAATGAATTGGAAAAGAGTTCACCCTCTGGAACAGAAACGCCGTCGGAAGATTCCGAGCAGCTCCAGAACACCCCAGCGGCGATTATCGACGCCGCTAAAACACCCGAAAAGCGCATGCGCATAGCGCACCTCCTTCGAGTCCATAACCATTACCCGCTTTTAAAATAATCTAAAAATGCCGAATGCGTCTGTAAATTTTAGTAGATGTGTGGACAATTGCCGAATTTGCGCGAAAAGCCCGAATATTAATTTCTATTTTTTTGAAAAACAAAAGAGGCATTTTATGAAAAACGTCGTCCTTCTCGGTGCCACAGGCTCCATCGGTACGTCCAGCGTCGATGTCATCCTGCAACATTCCGACATTTTTAACTTGTATGCGGTCGCCGCGAACAGTAGCGTGCAGAAGGTTGCCGAAATCGTGCGCAAGTACAAAGTGGAACGCGTGTGCATGTTCGACCCGAACGCCGCGAAGGAACTCGAAGGGATTCTCGGCATGAAGGTACTCGCCGGCATGGATGGCCTGTGCGAACTCGCCGCCGACCCGAAGGCCGACATCATCATTAACGCGCTTATGGGTGCGGTGGGCTGCCTCCCGACCATTACCGCCATCGAGCACGGCAAGCACGTGGCCCTCGCGAACAAGGAAACGATGGTCATGGCGGGCCCCGTCATCTGGGACAAGCTTGCGGAAAACCCGAAGTCGTTTATCACTCCCATCGATTCCGAACACAGCGCCATCTTCCAATGCCTCGAAGGCGGCAAGCGCGAAAGCGAAGTGGAATTCCTCGAGATTACCGCTTCCGGCGGGCCTTTCCGCGAATGGCCTATCGAGAAGTTCGAAACCATCACGGTGGCCGACGCGCTCAATCACCCCGTGTGGAGCATGGGCAAGAAGATTACCATCGATTCCGCCTCCATGATGAACAAGGGCCTCGAAGTGCTCGAAGCGCACTTCCTGTTCCATATCCCGTACGAACAAATTAAGGTTGTCGTTCACCCGCAGTCCATGGTGCATTCGCTCGTGCAGTTCCGCGACGGCTCCCTGATGGCGCAACTCGGCGCTCCCGACATG
This genomic interval from Fibrobacter sp. UWR3 contains the following:
- the frr gene encoding ribosome recycling factor; this translates as MADYTEKMDKAIEATEREFAKVRAGKATPAILNDVRVDYYGTPTPISQVAKVSVPEPRMLLVTPWEKTMVDPIDKAILAANIGLTPMKDGNCIRVSLPILTTERRQELAKIVRKHAEEGRVAIRNIRRDANDAIKKNKDLPEDEVKKQQDEIQKATDKAIAQIDALLAEKEADILKV
- a CDS encoding isoprenyl transferase — its product is MANQLRHVAIIMDGNGRWARSRGLERFLGHRKGTQATIDAVEVGVNLKLEHMTLYVFSSENWGRPSKEVDYLMNLLIEMVVKEIPDLMEKNVKLKVIGNMERLPEKPRASLQSAIDKTANNTGMQLNLAISYGGRLEIVDAAKAIATQVQAGTLKIEDIDENVFAKNLYLKGAPDPDLVIRTGGEFRLSNYLLWQAAYSEFYVTDTLWPDFTKEEFLKAVEFFKTRERRFGKVLHE
- a CDS encoding phosphatidate cytidylyltransferase, with protein sequence MSNLAQRLLTAFIAIPIVFVLLWFCDYSRIGLMCFLAGVGAWEWAGMVSKMYKGPDMRYLSFAASFALTLAWALASGGFFGLTAVPYVVGMTAMIVFGLYIAIAYAKVEIDHMFPWMVMHLAAPLYLGLWGGINVQMMGNGQGLEHCYPFILVMTSVWLCDTVAYFFGKFAAGKGPFGRHPFAPNISPKKTWEGSIAGSVATIAWVAYWAKCSSALAVFDVRLDWTLAVVLGLLITVAGQAGDLLMSALKRWSGTKDSGNLFVGHGGVLDRCDSFYLAAPMLVLLMDFFKNIA
- a CDS encoding SUMF1/EgtB/PvdO family nonheme iron enzyme, with the translated sequence MRMRFSGVLAASIIAAGVFWSCSESSDGVSVPEGELFSNSFAGDTGDYPGDELSSGGMPAVSSGELPATSSGAEPTSAGSAPSSSTNIAGSSGNVPGSSGGFGPGSSSSTGAGPEYSYVAPATFADTVNGAVFSMVYVAGGTYTRGCDNCAEQDKIYETPAHKVTVDAYHIANTEVTIGQWNAVMGGKKNAWESDKAPKIGVSWFDANSFACKLGQLSGHQYRLLTDAEWEFAARGGKDGVADNFKFSGSNSVDDVAWYSENSGGKAHDVATKKPNKLGLYDMSGNSWEWVYDWLVGYTAGEKVNPVQLTGSGNKTRRGGSYGEPAEFARVSRRAIRSRDGAADMGFRIGMSAELPPGMVSPCEAANPSAAACQGDKNRDCRLITAADEAWISDDYTVVIAEDGNAAVSGFPNVSGQWYTLNNRSFNVVTRSGTKTYAYYIFSQDEMTMISDDGIPYRLYRRSMSEAKNKVTLTSASNPKTLAQLIAAVEPERLVTDEQLAHPDTSVRDPRIAAASGYTWFFDGRCCGGNHKYRFHLDKNGDAEFVVMDYDDTHHENILAKGRWFTVGNIGLHIVLNGKYFNYLYTAGERTMSYSEYMPAGPIFCHISFQSYERGDFRIFNKTVFDDKIKRPRGFNGENPVYEAGEYQWGS
- the pyrH gene encoding UMP kinase — its product is MKFKRILLKLSGEALAGEKGHGIDNTILFDMASEIASIVKQGVQVALVIGGGNLVRGISASAGGMNRAQGDAMGMLGTVMNGLAMQDALDKQGIDSVVMSAIRMEPVCEFFDRRKALKLLSAGSVVIFSAGTGNPFFTTDSCAALRAIESECDVIMKATKVDGIYTADPVKDPTATRFDDISYKEVISRGLKVMDTAAVALCMENNMPIFVFKMEKGNLTRAAIEGDLGTLVHC
- the dxr gene encoding 1-deoxy-D-xylulose-5-phosphate reductoisomerase, producing the protein MKNVVLLGATGSIGTSSVDVILQHSDIFNLYAVAANSSVQKVAEIVRKYKVERVCMFDPNAAKELEGILGMKVLAGMDGLCELAADPKADIIINALMGAVGCLPTITAIEHGKHVALANKETMVMAGPVIWDKLAENPKSFITPIDSEHSAIFQCLEGGKRESEVEFLEITASGGPFREWPIEKFETITVADALNHPVWSMGKKITIDSASMMNKGLEVLEAHFLFHIPYEQIKVVVHPQSMVHSLVQFRDGSLMAQLGAPDMRIPIQVALTWPDRLRLETKRLDLPTLAKLTFFEPDFKKFRCLALAFEAGRRGGIVPSMMNAANEVLVDRFLKGNLKFTDIPKYVEMVMEKAPNVTGHLTLDQVLEADAEARRLTASLIK
- a CDS encoding histidine phosphatase family protein, with the translated sequence MMRAFTLAIFTAGAFVACNDSGTSSTDTQSTEIESSADGLDISDSDKLFGGSSAQDSPEGPVATTSSSALPARFSSGQYDPPHASPAESSSSVEPFPESSSSAESSGSAPAVTEIALDKDGFATVADVYRSLAPSEKAVFIIRHSEREDAVTIETELTANGVKMAQDLGATLKSDEEFSYITSGFVRTNETANNISKGRGEANLPKLITNYDITGNWFLKISADSLAQYASKLGMQGSSVELMAHWAYGEPYPDALYELEPRAQEFMEKVILKNLPKWKRVSIMVSHDIFVMPLAVFGSGGKVALKYHEDYHWINYIAGLAVIIDSQNNLRYVPVKGADSGVIDYLAIYMAEHGIKR